A single region of the Thermoanaerobaculia bacterium genome encodes:
- a CDS encoding M20 family metallopeptidase: MLEDDLRWLVEHESPSDDHALVSALASTIAGRLIRAGASAETVPCGGAGDAVRATFRSRGGKGGTLLVGHLDTVWPVGTLAERPFRIEDGRGTGPGAFDMKAGIAVALAIFDRFGVSAARPPISLFLAPDEEVGSAASREALVSFAREHDRVLVLEPSERGAAKIARKGTGLVRVEFRGRPAHAGLEPEKGASALLEMARFALFLESVAGRAAGTTVTPTLASAGGKTNVVPASAVLTIDARVWTAAEEKRLLAALAAYRPSDPGVAVSIDARFDRPPMEETPASRALYERVRDLARKLGVELGAERVGGASDGNLTAAAGVPTLDGLGPAGGGAHAPDEWVDLEDLAFRVSLLAGFLEQPGETA, from the coding sequence ATGCTCGAAGACGACCTTCGCTGGCTCGTCGAGCACGAGAGCCCGTCGGACGATCATGCCCTCGTCTCCGCTCTGGCGAGCACGATCGCGGGGCGGCTCATCCGCGCGGGGGCTTCCGCGGAGACGGTGCCCTGCGGCGGCGCCGGAGACGCCGTTCGGGCGACGTTCCGGAGCCGCGGCGGGAAAGGGGGCACCCTCCTCGTGGGTCATCTCGACACCGTCTGGCCGGTCGGGACGCTCGCCGAGCGCCCGTTTCGCATCGAAGACGGGCGCGGAACCGGCCCGGGAGCGTTCGACATGAAGGCCGGAATCGCGGTCGCGCTGGCGATCTTCGACCGCTTCGGCGTCTCGGCCGCGCGCCCGCCGATCTCCCTGTTCCTCGCGCCGGACGAAGAGGTCGGGAGCGCGGCGTCCCGGGAGGCGCTCGTTTCGTTCGCGCGGGAGCACGATCGCGTGCTGGTTCTCGAACCGTCGGAGCGGGGCGCCGCGAAGATCGCCCGGAAAGGGACCGGCCTCGTGAGGGTCGAGTTCCGCGGACGGCCGGCGCACGCGGGGCTCGAGCCGGAGAAGGGCGCCTCGGCGCTCCTCGAGATGGCGCGGTTCGCGCTCTTCCTGGAGTCCGTCGCGGGCCGCGCGGCGGGAACGACCGTCACGCCGACCCTCGCGTCGGCCGGGGGGAAGACCAACGTCGTCCCGGCCTCCGCGGTTCTGACGATCGACGCCCGCGTGTGGACGGCGGCCGAAGAGAAGCGCCTGCTCGCCGCCCTCGCGGCGTATCGCCCCTCCGATCCGGGCGTCGCGGTCTCCATCGACGCCCGTTTCGACCGTCCGCCGATGGAGGAGACTCCCGCATCCCGCGCGCTCTACGAGCGAGTGCGCGACCTCGCGCGGAAGCTCGGCGTCGAGCTCGGCGCCGAACGCGTCGGGGGCGCGTCCGACGGGAACCTGACGGCGGCGGCCGGCGTGCCGACTCTCGACGGGCTCGGCCCGGCCGGCGGGGGCGCTCATGCTCCGGACGAGTGGGTGGATCTCGAGGATCTCGCCTTCCGCGTCTCGCTCCTCGCCGGTTTCCTGGAGCAGCCGGGAGAGACGGCGTGA